One Thunnus thynnus chromosome 18, fThuThy2.1, whole genome shotgun sequence genomic region harbors:
- the tpd52l1 gene encoding tumor protein D53 isoform X1: protein METRQQELYSSVLGEAVVDWGSMGPGEEWVNSATHEGEQGLNQGMFVPAGEESVKRSSHGEDLAQMVQNGENWTERAAVCSDEWGKTSPPREDQWGRTSMSHSDNWVMSSTWDMQLDSTGFLDSQPLREADEDLVSEVNLSISIMTEEEREEIQQELAKLEEEISTLRQVLSSKEKQHADLKQKLGITPLSELKNNISRGWQDMQSSTAYKKTSETLTTAGQKTSAAFSTLGSTITRKFGDMRSNSIGYSIRHSMSMPTMRNSPSFKSFEEKVESTVTTIKTKVGTSGTGGGSFEEVLSSAANASSQETPTNNLMDTTERPC, encoded by the exons ATGGAAACCAGACAACAAG AGTTGTACTCTAGTGTTCTGGGTGAAGCAGTGGTGGACTGGGGCAGCATGGGTCCCGGAGAGGAATGGGTTAACTCAGCCACACACGAGGGAGAGCAGG GTTTGAATCAGGGTATGTTTGTACCCGCGGGTGAGGAGTCGGTTAAGAGGAGCTCACATGGTGAAGACTTGGCTCAAATGGTCCAAAATGGAGAAAACTGGACAGAGAGAGCAGCCGTGTGTAGTGACGAATGGGGTAAAACGTCACCACCAAGGGAGGATCAGTGGGGTCGGACGTCAATGTCCCACTCTGACAACTGGGTCATGTCCAGTACTTGGGACATGCAACTGGATAGCACAG GTTTTCTGGACTCTCAGCCACTGAGAGAGGCTGATGAAGATCTGGTGTCAGAAGTCAACCTCAGCATCTCCATCATGacggaggaggagagagaggagatccAGCAAGAACTGGCTAAA CTGGAAGAGGAGATCAGTACGTTGAGGCAGGTTTTGTCGTCCAAAGAGAAGCAACATGCAGATCTCAAACAGAAACTGGGCATCACACCTCTGAGCGAACTCAAGAACAACATCAGTAGAGGCTGGCAGGACATGCAGAGCTCCACGGC GTACAAGAAGACGTCAGAGACACTGACCACAGCGGGTCAGAAAACCTCGGCAGCCTTCAGCACCCTCGGCAGCACCATCACCAGGAAGTTTGGAGACATGAG GTCCAACTCCATAGG CTACTCTATCAGACACTCAATGAGCATGCCCACCATGAG aAACTCTCCCAGCTTCAAGTCTTTTGAGGAGAAAGTTGAGAGCACAGTGACCACTATCAAG aCTAAGGTTGGGACTTCCGGTACCGGAGGAGGAAGCTTTGAGGAAGTCCTCTCCTCCGCAGCAAATGCCAGCTCTCAGGAGACGCCCACTAATAACTTGATGGACACAACCGAGAGACCATGTTAG
- the tpd52l1 gene encoding tumor protein D53 isoform X3: METRQQELYSSVLGEAVVDWGSMGPGEEWVNSATHEGEQGLNQGMFVPAGEESVKRSSHGEDLAQMVQNGENWTERAAVCSDEWGKTSPPREDQWGRTSMSHSDNWVMSSTWDMQLDSTGFLDSQPLREADEDLVSEVNLSISIMTEEEREEIQQELAKLEEEISTLRQVLSSKEKQHADLKQKLGITPLSELKNNISRGWQDMQSSTAYKKTSETLTTAGQKTSAAFSTLGSTITRKFGDMSYSIRHSMSMPTMRNSPSFKSFEEKVESTVTTIKTKVGTSGTGGGSFEEVLSSAANASSQETPTNNLMDTTERPC; this comes from the exons ATGGAAACCAGACAACAAG AGTTGTACTCTAGTGTTCTGGGTGAAGCAGTGGTGGACTGGGGCAGCATGGGTCCCGGAGAGGAATGGGTTAACTCAGCCACACACGAGGGAGAGCAGG GTTTGAATCAGGGTATGTTTGTACCCGCGGGTGAGGAGTCGGTTAAGAGGAGCTCACATGGTGAAGACTTGGCTCAAATGGTCCAAAATGGAGAAAACTGGACAGAGAGAGCAGCCGTGTGTAGTGACGAATGGGGTAAAACGTCACCACCAAGGGAGGATCAGTGGGGTCGGACGTCAATGTCCCACTCTGACAACTGGGTCATGTCCAGTACTTGGGACATGCAACTGGATAGCACAG GTTTTCTGGACTCTCAGCCACTGAGAGAGGCTGATGAAGATCTGGTGTCAGAAGTCAACCTCAGCATCTCCATCATGacggaggaggagagagaggagatccAGCAAGAACTGGCTAAA CTGGAAGAGGAGATCAGTACGTTGAGGCAGGTTTTGTCGTCCAAAGAGAAGCAACATGCAGATCTCAAACAGAAACTGGGCATCACACCTCTGAGCGAACTCAAGAACAACATCAGTAGAGGCTGGCAGGACATGCAGAGCTCCACGGC GTACAAGAAGACGTCAGAGACACTGACCACAGCGGGTCAGAAAACCTCGGCAGCCTTCAGCACCCTCGGCAGCACCATCACCAGGAAGTTTGGAGACATGAG CTACTCTATCAGACACTCAATGAGCATGCCCACCATGAG aAACTCTCCCAGCTTCAAGTCTTTTGAGGAGAAAGTTGAGAGCACAGTGACCACTATCAAG aCTAAGGTTGGGACTTCCGGTACCGGAGGAGGAAGCTTTGAGGAAGTCCTCTCCTCCGCAGCAAATGCCAGCTCTCAGGAGACGCCCACTAATAACTTGATGGACACAACCGAGAGACCATGTTAG
- the tpd52l1 gene encoding tumor protein D53 isoform X8: METRQQELYSSVLGEAVVDWGSMGPGEEWVNSATHEGEQGFLDSQPLREADEDLVSEVNLSISIMTEEEREEIQQELAKLEEEISTLRQVLSSKEKQHADLKQKLGITPLSELKNNISRGWQDMQSSTAYKKTSETLTTAGQKTSAAFSTLGSTITRKFGDMRSNSIGYSIRHSMSMPTMRNSPSFKSFEEKVESTVTTIKTKVGTSGTGGGSFEEVLSSAANASSQETPTNNLMDTTERPC, encoded by the exons ATGGAAACCAGACAACAAG AGTTGTACTCTAGTGTTCTGGGTGAAGCAGTGGTGGACTGGGGCAGCATGGGTCCCGGAGAGGAATGGGTTAACTCAGCCACACACGAGGGAGAGCAGG GTTTTCTGGACTCTCAGCCACTGAGAGAGGCTGATGAAGATCTGGTGTCAGAAGTCAACCTCAGCATCTCCATCATGacggaggaggagagagaggagatccAGCAAGAACTGGCTAAA CTGGAAGAGGAGATCAGTACGTTGAGGCAGGTTTTGTCGTCCAAAGAGAAGCAACATGCAGATCTCAAACAGAAACTGGGCATCACACCTCTGAGCGAACTCAAGAACAACATCAGTAGAGGCTGGCAGGACATGCAGAGCTCCACGGC GTACAAGAAGACGTCAGAGACACTGACCACAGCGGGTCAGAAAACCTCGGCAGCCTTCAGCACCCTCGGCAGCACCATCACCAGGAAGTTTGGAGACATGAG GTCCAACTCCATAGG CTACTCTATCAGACACTCAATGAGCATGCCCACCATGAG aAACTCTCCCAGCTTCAAGTCTTTTGAGGAGAAAGTTGAGAGCACAGTGACCACTATCAAG aCTAAGGTTGGGACTTCCGGTACCGGAGGAGGAAGCTTTGAGGAAGTCCTCTCCTCCGCAGCAAATGCCAGCTCTCAGGAGACGCCCACTAATAACTTGATGGACACAACCGAGAGACCATGTTAG
- the tpd52l1 gene encoding tumor protein D53 isoform X9, with protein sequence METRQQGFLDSQPLREADEDLVSEVNLSISIMTEEEREEIQQELAKLEEEISTLRQVLSSKEKQHADLKQKLGITPLSELKNNISRGWQDMQSSTAYKKTSETLTTAGQKTSAAFSTLGSTITRKFGDMRSNSIGYSIRHSMSMPTMRNSPSFKSFEEKVESTVTTIKTKVGTSGTGGGSFEEVLSSAANASSQETPTNNLMDTTERPC encoded by the exons ATGGAAACCAGACAACAAG GTTTTCTGGACTCTCAGCCACTGAGAGAGGCTGATGAAGATCTGGTGTCAGAAGTCAACCTCAGCATCTCCATCATGacggaggaggagagagaggagatccAGCAAGAACTGGCTAAA CTGGAAGAGGAGATCAGTACGTTGAGGCAGGTTTTGTCGTCCAAAGAGAAGCAACATGCAGATCTCAAACAGAAACTGGGCATCACACCTCTGAGCGAACTCAAGAACAACATCAGTAGAGGCTGGCAGGACATGCAGAGCTCCACGGC GTACAAGAAGACGTCAGAGACACTGACCACAGCGGGTCAGAAAACCTCGGCAGCCTTCAGCACCCTCGGCAGCACCATCACCAGGAAGTTTGGAGACATGAG GTCCAACTCCATAGG CTACTCTATCAGACACTCAATGAGCATGCCCACCATGAG aAACTCTCCCAGCTTCAAGTCTTTTGAGGAGAAAGTTGAGAGCACAGTGACCACTATCAAG aCTAAGGTTGGGACTTCCGGTACCGGAGGAGGAAGCTTTGAGGAAGTCCTCTCCTCCGCAGCAAATGCCAGCTCTCAGGAGACGCCCACTAATAACTTGATGGACACAACCGAGAGACCATGTTAG
- the tpd52l1 gene encoding tumor protein D53 isoform X10, which yields METRQQGFLDSQPLREADEDLVSEVNLSISIMTEEEREEIQQELAKLEEEISTLRQVLSSKEKQHADLKQKLGITPLSELKNNISRGWQDMQSSTAYKKTSETLTTAGQKTSAAFSTLGSTITRKFGDMRNSPSFKSFEEKVESTVTTIKTKVGTSGTGGGSFEEVLSSAANASSQETPTNNLMDTTERPC from the exons ATGGAAACCAGACAACAAG GTTTTCTGGACTCTCAGCCACTGAGAGAGGCTGATGAAGATCTGGTGTCAGAAGTCAACCTCAGCATCTCCATCATGacggaggaggagagagaggagatccAGCAAGAACTGGCTAAA CTGGAAGAGGAGATCAGTACGTTGAGGCAGGTTTTGTCGTCCAAAGAGAAGCAACATGCAGATCTCAAACAGAAACTGGGCATCACACCTCTGAGCGAACTCAAGAACAACATCAGTAGAGGCTGGCAGGACATGCAGAGCTCCACGGC GTACAAGAAGACGTCAGAGACACTGACCACAGCGGGTCAGAAAACCTCGGCAGCCTTCAGCACCCTCGGCAGCACCATCACCAGGAAGTTTGGAGACATGAG aAACTCTCCCAGCTTCAAGTCTTTTGAGGAGAAAGTTGAGAGCACAGTGACCACTATCAAG aCTAAGGTTGGGACTTCCGGTACCGGAGGAGGAAGCTTTGAGGAAGTCCTCTCCTCCGCAGCAAATGCCAGCTCTCAGGAGACGCCCACTAATAACTTGATGGACACAACCGAGAGACCATGTTAG
- the tpd52l1 gene encoding tumor protein D53 isoform X6: METRQQELYSSVLGEAVVDWGSMGPGEEWVNSATHEGEQGLNQGMFVPAGEESVKRSSHGEDLAQMVQNGENWTERAAVCSDEWGKTSPPREDQWGRTSMSHSDNWVMSSTWDMQLDSTGFLDSQPLREADEDLVSEVNLSISIMTEEEREEIQQELAKLEEEISTLRQVLSSKEKQHADLKQKLGITPLSELKNNISRGWQDMQSSTAYKKTSETLTTAGQKTSAAFSTLGSTITRKFGDMRNSPSFKSFEEKVESTVTTIKTKVGTSGTGGGSFEEVLSSAANASSQETPTNNLMDTTERPC; encoded by the exons ATGGAAACCAGACAACAAG AGTTGTACTCTAGTGTTCTGGGTGAAGCAGTGGTGGACTGGGGCAGCATGGGTCCCGGAGAGGAATGGGTTAACTCAGCCACACACGAGGGAGAGCAGG GTTTGAATCAGGGTATGTTTGTACCCGCGGGTGAGGAGTCGGTTAAGAGGAGCTCACATGGTGAAGACTTGGCTCAAATGGTCCAAAATGGAGAAAACTGGACAGAGAGAGCAGCCGTGTGTAGTGACGAATGGGGTAAAACGTCACCACCAAGGGAGGATCAGTGGGGTCGGACGTCAATGTCCCACTCTGACAACTGGGTCATGTCCAGTACTTGGGACATGCAACTGGATAGCACAG GTTTTCTGGACTCTCAGCCACTGAGAGAGGCTGATGAAGATCTGGTGTCAGAAGTCAACCTCAGCATCTCCATCATGacggaggaggagagagaggagatccAGCAAGAACTGGCTAAA CTGGAAGAGGAGATCAGTACGTTGAGGCAGGTTTTGTCGTCCAAAGAGAAGCAACATGCAGATCTCAAACAGAAACTGGGCATCACACCTCTGAGCGAACTCAAGAACAACATCAGTAGAGGCTGGCAGGACATGCAGAGCTCCACGGC GTACAAGAAGACGTCAGAGACACTGACCACAGCGGGTCAGAAAACCTCGGCAGCCTTCAGCACCCTCGGCAGCACCATCACCAGGAAGTTTGGAGACATGAG aAACTCTCCCAGCTTCAAGTCTTTTGAGGAGAAAGTTGAGAGCACAGTGACCACTATCAAG aCTAAGGTTGGGACTTCCGGTACCGGAGGAGGAAGCTTTGAGGAAGTCCTCTCCTCCGCAGCAAATGCCAGCTCTCAGGAGACGCCCACTAATAACTTGATGGACACAACCGAGAGACCATGTTAG
- the tpd52l1 gene encoding tumor protein D53 isoform X2, which produces METRQQELYSSVLGEAVVDWGSMGPGEEWVNSATHEGEQGLNQGMFVPAGEESVKRSSHGEDLAQMVQNGENWTERAAVCSDEWGKTSPPREDQWGRTSMSHSDNWVMSSTWDMQLDSTGFLDSQPLREADEDLVSEVNLSISIMTEEEREEIQQELAKLEEEISTLRQVLSSKEKQHADLKQKLGITPLSELKNNISRGWQDMQSSTAYKKTSETLTTAGQKTSAAFSTLGSTITRKFGDMRSNSIGHSMSMPTMRNSPSFKSFEEKVESTVTTIKTKVGTSGTGGGSFEEVLSSAANASSQETPTNNLMDTTERPC; this is translated from the exons ATGGAAACCAGACAACAAG AGTTGTACTCTAGTGTTCTGGGTGAAGCAGTGGTGGACTGGGGCAGCATGGGTCCCGGAGAGGAATGGGTTAACTCAGCCACACACGAGGGAGAGCAGG GTTTGAATCAGGGTATGTTTGTACCCGCGGGTGAGGAGTCGGTTAAGAGGAGCTCACATGGTGAAGACTTGGCTCAAATGGTCCAAAATGGAGAAAACTGGACAGAGAGAGCAGCCGTGTGTAGTGACGAATGGGGTAAAACGTCACCACCAAGGGAGGATCAGTGGGGTCGGACGTCAATGTCCCACTCTGACAACTGGGTCATGTCCAGTACTTGGGACATGCAACTGGATAGCACAG GTTTTCTGGACTCTCAGCCACTGAGAGAGGCTGATGAAGATCTGGTGTCAGAAGTCAACCTCAGCATCTCCATCATGacggaggaggagagagaggagatccAGCAAGAACTGGCTAAA CTGGAAGAGGAGATCAGTACGTTGAGGCAGGTTTTGTCGTCCAAAGAGAAGCAACATGCAGATCTCAAACAGAAACTGGGCATCACACCTCTGAGCGAACTCAAGAACAACATCAGTAGAGGCTGGCAGGACATGCAGAGCTCCACGGC GTACAAGAAGACGTCAGAGACACTGACCACAGCGGGTCAGAAAACCTCGGCAGCCTTCAGCACCCTCGGCAGCACCATCACCAGGAAGTTTGGAGACATGAG GTCCAACTCCATAGG ACACTCAATGAGCATGCCCACCATGAG aAACTCTCCCAGCTTCAAGTCTTTTGAGGAGAAAGTTGAGAGCACAGTGACCACTATCAAG aCTAAGGTTGGGACTTCCGGTACCGGAGGAGGAAGCTTTGAGGAAGTCCTCTCCTCCGCAGCAAATGCCAGCTCTCAGGAGACGCCCACTAATAACTTGATGGACACAACCGAGAGACCATGTTAG
- the tpd52l1 gene encoding tumor protein D53 isoform X4, producing the protein METRQQELYSSVLGEAVVDWGSMGPGEEWVNSATHEGEQGLNQGMFVPAGEESVKRSSHGEDLAQMVQNGENWTERAAVCSDEWGKTSPPREDQWGRTSMSHSDNWVMSSTWDMQLDSTGFLDSQPLREADEDLVSEVNLSISIMTEEEREEIQQELAKLEEEISTLRQVLSSKEKQHADLKQKLGITPLSELKNNISRGWQDMQSSTAYKKTSETLTTAGQKTSAAFSTLGSTITRKFGDMSMVGLELLFPRRNSPSFKSFEEKVESTVTTIKTKVGTSGTGGGSFEEVLSSAANASSQETPTNNLMDTTERPC; encoded by the exons ATGGAAACCAGACAACAAG AGTTGTACTCTAGTGTTCTGGGTGAAGCAGTGGTGGACTGGGGCAGCATGGGTCCCGGAGAGGAATGGGTTAACTCAGCCACACACGAGGGAGAGCAGG GTTTGAATCAGGGTATGTTTGTACCCGCGGGTGAGGAGTCGGTTAAGAGGAGCTCACATGGTGAAGACTTGGCTCAAATGGTCCAAAATGGAGAAAACTGGACAGAGAGAGCAGCCGTGTGTAGTGACGAATGGGGTAAAACGTCACCACCAAGGGAGGATCAGTGGGGTCGGACGTCAATGTCCCACTCTGACAACTGGGTCATGTCCAGTACTTGGGACATGCAACTGGATAGCACAG GTTTTCTGGACTCTCAGCCACTGAGAGAGGCTGATGAAGATCTGGTGTCAGAAGTCAACCTCAGCATCTCCATCATGacggaggaggagagagaggagatccAGCAAGAACTGGCTAAA CTGGAAGAGGAGATCAGTACGTTGAGGCAGGTTTTGTCGTCCAAAGAGAAGCAACATGCAGATCTCAAACAGAAACTGGGCATCACACCTCTGAGCGAACTCAAGAACAACATCAGTAGAGGCTGGCAGGACATGCAGAGCTCCACGGC GTACAAGAAGACGTCAGAGACACTGACCACAGCGGGTCAGAAAACCTCGGCAGCCTTCAGCACCCTCGGCAGCACCATCACCAGGAAGTTTGGAGACATGAG CATGGTTGGTCTAGAGTTACTGTTCCCTCGGAG aAACTCTCCCAGCTTCAAGTCTTTTGAGGAGAAAGTTGAGAGCACAGTGACCACTATCAAG aCTAAGGTTGGGACTTCCGGTACCGGAGGAGGAAGCTTTGAGGAAGTCCTCTCCTCCGCAGCAAATGCCAGCTCTCAGGAGACGCCCACTAATAACTTGATGGACACAACCGAGAGACCATGTTAG
- the tpd52l1 gene encoding tumor protein D53 isoform X5, whose product METRQQELYSSVLGEAVVDWGSMGPGEEWVNSATHEGEQGLNQGMFVPAGEESVKRSSHGEDLAQMVQNGENWTERAAVCSDEWGKTSPPREDQWGRTSMSHSDNWVMSSTWDMQLDSTGFLDSQPLREADEDLVSEVNLSISIMTEEEREEIQQELAKLEEEISTLRQVLSSKEKQHADLKQKLGITPLSELKNNISRGWQDMQSSTAYKKTSETLTTAGQKTSAAFSTLGSTITRKFGDMRSNSIGNSPSFKSFEEKVESTVTTIKTKVGTSGTGGGSFEEVLSSAANASSQETPTNNLMDTTERPC is encoded by the exons ATGGAAACCAGACAACAAG AGTTGTACTCTAGTGTTCTGGGTGAAGCAGTGGTGGACTGGGGCAGCATGGGTCCCGGAGAGGAATGGGTTAACTCAGCCACACACGAGGGAGAGCAGG GTTTGAATCAGGGTATGTTTGTACCCGCGGGTGAGGAGTCGGTTAAGAGGAGCTCACATGGTGAAGACTTGGCTCAAATGGTCCAAAATGGAGAAAACTGGACAGAGAGAGCAGCCGTGTGTAGTGACGAATGGGGTAAAACGTCACCACCAAGGGAGGATCAGTGGGGTCGGACGTCAATGTCCCACTCTGACAACTGGGTCATGTCCAGTACTTGGGACATGCAACTGGATAGCACAG GTTTTCTGGACTCTCAGCCACTGAGAGAGGCTGATGAAGATCTGGTGTCAGAAGTCAACCTCAGCATCTCCATCATGacggaggaggagagagaggagatccAGCAAGAACTGGCTAAA CTGGAAGAGGAGATCAGTACGTTGAGGCAGGTTTTGTCGTCCAAAGAGAAGCAACATGCAGATCTCAAACAGAAACTGGGCATCACACCTCTGAGCGAACTCAAGAACAACATCAGTAGAGGCTGGCAGGACATGCAGAGCTCCACGGC GTACAAGAAGACGTCAGAGACACTGACCACAGCGGGTCAGAAAACCTCGGCAGCCTTCAGCACCCTCGGCAGCACCATCACCAGGAAGTTTGGAGACATGAG GTCCAACTCCATAGG aAACTCTCCCAGCTTCAAGTCTTTTGAGGAGAAAGTTGAGAGCACAGTGACCACTATCAAG aCTAAGGTTGGGACTTCCGGTACCGGAGGAGGAAGCTTTGAGGAAGTCCTCTCCTCCGCAGCAAATGCCAGCTCTCAGGAGACGCCCACTAATAACTTGATGGACACAACCGAGAGACCATGTTAG
- the tpd52l1 gene encoding tumor protein D53 isoform X7, which produces MLGLFSALQAALVLTVCVFAACGLVVNGSVNSAASFSQSLLTLLVCLVMLPHPERGHLTAGFLDSQPLREADEDLVSEVNLSISIMTEEEREEIQQELAKLEEEISTLRQVLSSKEKQHADLKQKLGITPLSELKNNISRGWQDMQSSTAYKKTSETLTTAGQKTSAAFSTLGSTITRKFGDMRSNSIGYSIRHSMSMPTMRNSPSFKSFEEKVESTVTTIKTKVGTSGTGGGSFEEVLSSAANASSQETPTNNLMDTTERPC; this is translated from the exons ATGCTGGGCTTGTTTTCGGCGCTGCAAGCTGCACTTgtgttaactgtgtgtgtttttgctgcatGTGGTCTTGTAGTCAATGGGTCAGTAAACAGTGCAGCTAGCTTTTCTCAGTCTTTACTAACTTTACTTGTCTGTCTTGTAATGCTGCCACATCCAGAGAGAGGACACCTCACAGCAG GTTTTCTGGACTCTCAGCCACTGAGAGAGGCTGATGAAGATCTGGTGTCAGAAGTCAACCTCAGCATCTCCATCATGacggaggaggagagagaggagatccAGCAAGAACTGGCTAAA CTGGAAGAGGAGATCAGTACGTTGAGGCAGGTTTTGTCGTCCAAAGAGAAGCAACATGCAGATCTCAAACAGAAACTGGGCATCACACCTCTGAGCGAACTCAAGAACAACATCAGTAGAGGCTGGCAGGACATGCAGAGCTCCACGGC GTACAAGAAGACGTCAGAGACACTGACCACAGCGGGTCAGAAAACCTCGGCAGCCTTCAGCACCCTCGGCAGCACCATCACCAGGAAGTTTGGAGACATGAG GTCCAACTCCATAGG CTACTCTATCAGACACTCAATGAGCATGCCCACCATGAG aAACTCTCCCAGCTTCAAGTCTTTTGAGGAGAAAGTTGAGAGCACAGTGACCACTATCAAG aCTAAGGTTGGGACTTCCGGTACCGGAGGAGGAAGCTTTGAGGAAGTCCTCTCCTCCGCAGCAAATGCCAGCTCTCAGGAGACGCCCACTAATAACTTGATGGACACAACCGAGAGACCATGTTAG
- the hddc2 gene encoding HD domain-containing protein 2 encodes MRSPVVYIAAKRPHWTTTSANTAFLCPGRRAVMAASMASTAGMSSMLQFMKFIGQLKRVPRTGWVYRNVQKPESVSDHMYRMAMMSLTITDPTVDKDRCIKLALVHDMAECIVGDIAPSDNISKAEKHRREEEAMKHLAGLLPDGLKQEIYGLWEEYETQSSPEARLVKQFDLLEMILQAHEYEELEGTPGRLQEFFDSTNGRFHHPDVLQLVGSLNKERGCRMTDGTKDSGNSQAAGGVSSQPHTTSHTS; translated from the exons ATGCGCTCTCCAGTTGTTTATATCGCCGCCAAGCGGCCGCATTGGACGACTACATCAGCTAACACCGCCTTTCTGTGTCCGGGTCGTCGGGCTGTAATGGCTGCATCCATGGCGAGCACAGCCGGCATGAGCAGTATGCTGCAATTTATGAAATTTATCGGCCAGCTCAAA AGGGTCCCACGGACAGGCTGGGTTTACAGGAACGTGCAGAAACCAGAGAGCGTGTCCGACCACATGTACCGCATGGCCATGATGTCTCTGACCATCACCGACCCCACAGTGGACAAGGACAG GTGTATTAAGCTGGCTCTGGTCCACGACATGGCAGAGTGCATTGTGGGAGATATTGCTCCGTCAGACAACATCAGCAAAGCAGAGAAACACCGGCGAGAAGAG gaaGCAATGAAACATCTTGCAGGTCTTCTGCCAGATGGACTCAAACAGGAGATTTATGGACTGTGGGAG GAATATGAAACGCAGAGCAGTCCAGAGGCCCGGCTGGTGAAACAGTTTGACCTTCTGGAGATGATCCTGCAGGCTCATGAGTATGAAGAGCTCGAGGGAACGCCAGGACGACTGCAGGAGTTCTTTGACTCCACCAACG GTCGTTTCCACCATCCAGATGTGCTCCAGCTTGTTGGCTCTTTGAACAAAGAGAGGGGATGTCGCATGACTGATGGAACAAAGGATTCTGGGAACTCGCAGGCGGCTGGTGGAGTATCCTCACAGCCACACACGACTTCACACACTTCTtga